DNA from Strix aluco isolate bStrAlu1 chromosome 2, bStrAlu1.hap1, whole genome shotgun sequence:
ATCTGATCTCactaaatgtattttcttacagtgaaaagagagaaagaggcacTTCTAAGGCACATTTAATTTCATGATAGCATAGGACTATCCACAGATGTGGATTGTATGTGGACATTTATAAGCAGGTTAAGTGAAGTCCCACTTTGAATCCCAGATAACAAAGATGGTCTGTACAAACATACAAGGTGGTCTTACCAAGTAAGAGGGGGAATGAACAGTGAACTATGATATAACAAATGTCAAATAATGTGCCAAAAAGTaatgttttagaaaataagtTGCATTTAGAGAATAATCCTAAAGTCCAGTTGTCCAACACATTAAACGCCTGTTGCCAAGATGCTGTATCTTACATCTTAATAGATTCAACATTTGTTAAGATTACATAGCACTGCACAGAAAACGTGTAATAGCTCACACAGTTTATTTGATTCATAGAATCACATAATGGTAGAGGTGGGAAGGGACTTCTTGAGGCTATCTGGTCCAGCCCCCTGCACAAGCAGAGCTGGTTACCCAGGACCGTGTCtggatggcttttgagtatctccaagggtggagatgCCACAAAGTCTCTGGGCGacttgtgccagtgctctgtcaccctcacagtaaaaaaaaaagtgtttcctgatgttcagagggaacctcctgtgtttcactttgtgtcCAGTGCCTCTAGTCCTTtcagtgggcaccactgaaaagagcctggctccctcctATTTCCACCTTCCTTCcaggtatttatagacattgataagatccccctgagccttctcttcctcacgctgaacagtcccagctctgtcagaCTTTTCTCCTAGGacagatgttccagtcccttcatcatcttcacagcccatcattggactctctccagtctgtgcatgtctcttgtactgaggagcccagaactgaacacagtcctccaggtgtggcctcacagGTGTGATTCGAATGCAAAGTCCTGGTTTAAAACCTTAGTTCTGCAGCTTGGGATtttgtagtttttattttttattttttactaattTATACATCTGTATACTAATTTTAATGACAGTACTGCTGTATAGTATTTTCCCTCGGCTAGAAAGGCCTAACCTAGAAACTGTACCTCAAATTTATCTCAGTTTTGTCTGGTGtaataatacattttcaaaattaaagcatcaagtttcaaaattaaaattgagtTCTTAATTAAACATTCATGCATCAAACTGGAGATGCAAATCAGCATTTTCATGTCCAAGTCAGGAATCTACACATCCAAGAAGATATTGTATTctcatctgtaaacacagttacTTGATTTGTAAATGCAGTTACTTGATTTATACAtttgcagcaaaagaaaacaattcattGATCCTAGAAGCAGATTTGAAACTAGTCATCTGGCTGCTGCCATCAACAGTAACATGAGACACTTTAGCTTTAAAAGGCTGCCATTTAGTTATATGTGAATTACTGTGATGTGACACGTGGTGCTGAATAGCacctgaaaagaaaaggaaatgtgatcATGTTATATTAAATACAggggaaaatttaaaaagaagcagagaagaaaccCCTTGTTATATTAGTAATCACataatgtttttctgaaaaataaaatccaaagttGCTCTATTGATATGCATTGGCACTTAATTAGTCTAGCAAGTCATGCTACATCTATGCCAAGGAAAAGACTCCTTTGAAAAACGTTAACACAGAAGTATACTAAGCAATAGTATCTTTAAGGGCATGAGATACTGGGCAGTCTACCCCTGTTTAACTATAAGCATGTGAATTAGTTCCGTATTTGTCACAGGCTTAAatgttaaacatatttttaaagcattttactGACTGAACACCAAAGGACTTAaatctaataaaataattaaaaaataaataacaaattctaataaaaaattaaaaaataaatatttctaatatcCAGCTACAGTATAATACGTGTCAGCCAGAAGATATACTTGAAGCCTGGAAGCCCAATTAAAGGAAGATCCTCATGGataacaattttatttattcatcttgTTCTCACTTATTCTTTCTGTATATTTGGCCAAGCTTTGCAACTGATCACATTTTCGAGTGTCCTTACAGACCTCACTGAACTCTGTAATAGAGCCACAGCAGGTATTTTACTCAAGGTATTTTACTCAGTATTCAGTCTCTCATAGCAAGCACTTCAGGACAAAGAAGTGGTGATCCATGTGCATTTGCAGGCAATCGAACAAATAATAGCAAGTCATTAAGAGTTATCTagagtatttaaaataaagaagactTTTAAACACAAAATCTAAGCAGATACTGACAGAGGGCCACCcaaccaaattttaaaaagaggttACTCAGCTCCTCCTCTAAAAAAGCTGGAGCTATGTGACACTGGGGATGTAGCATGTAGGAAGTTGCAGTGAAGACAGTATTAGTAGCGCACACAACTCTGACCCAGTACATTTTCTGATTCATTGACTTGATGTGCAAATAAGGACAAGAGACAAGTAACTCTGCTGGAGGCAAGGCATGGTAATGCAAGACTTCATTCATTTCCAATGTAAAATCAAATAGGTTAATTTAAGTCACACATATCTTAAGCTCATCTGTTTGACTTCGAACTGGAATGGACAGCTGATAACATTTCTCATTTCCCACCCCTGCTTTAGGCCAAGAATATTCATCTACACCTGATCTTACACAACAGAGCTGTTCTGAATCACTCCACAGTTAAAACTATGTATTAGTAGATAAaactagaaatttattttttttaagttacggGAATTACTTATTTTGCTAGACAGTATCTTTGAGCTGCACGTCCAGTCCTCAGGGTGATCCCAGTAGGTGAAGCAGTTTGTACCTGAAGCAGGGTCTACAGCTTCAGGagctctgcctccagctgcaACCCTCAGTAGGAAGCAAACCAGCACACAACATACAAATTATAAGCATGAGGATGCCATCAGTGCCCAAAGCACAGAATATAGCTAGGCTGAAACAGGGCAAATCAAAAAGCTTGAAAGctattttgaaatgtgaaaactAGGAGATTAAAGTTTATTCTCCCTGATACAAGGAAATATGATCATctgctttgcaatttatttacttatagcaacttatagcaatttataatgatttctgctttaatgcttaataatcctgcttgccctgactgttctgtggaaacttaccaaagactactgtgttcatcaaaacaaagcagttttctgtggaaacttaccaagaactacaatattcggcaaaaataagagacacgtccttggaaagcagatgggttctatcaagtttagtctttgtagtgtaTAGATAGTCATATATGGGCGGTAGAAtctaatatactggtgcttttagataagatagaggtggtaaaccagctggaaccagtcttgttgttcaagaaattggctaagagaatctgcgcatgctccgaggaaaagtacaaggtgaggaagactgtgagccttcctccaaaagacccctgaagacgaccaccaggaggcaatgtgcaggcgcaaagagaacataaactgctgacaccagccttttgaactaacccagacttacttatgcatatgtatatttgtgttatgtaatgcaatgaatatgtatatccacactctataagtttctggtaaaatgtgctgttggggtgcaagctttgtggagaaatccccttgcacccggtgctggagtaaacatgtctgctttataactctgagttgtagagtctgtttccgtgaatcatCCCGAAATTTCTTATGTATCTTTCCTCTATCTTACCAACCAATCTCTGCATCATATTGTTCCCAAggttaatttttaacaaaatgaaGGATTAGTCCTCAAATTTCTTCAAATTCTTTGTAAATCGACATACTTTGCAGCACAGCAAAATTTGTCTGGTAGAAGCTCTTTaacttacatttaatttttttgagcATTAATGTATTACTGGgactaaaacttaaaaaatttaGGCATTTACAGTgtcatcattttaaaaacatggtaGATCTACATTTCTTTCACTCTCAGGTGGCAGTGACTGTTGGACAACAAGCTATGAGTCCCAGTTACCTTGTAAAACTTGCTCATATAAACTTAGTCACTTCCTCCTATATCATTACTTAGTCCACCTGTCACATTTGCTCATTAGTCAGGAATATAATCTCaggaaaaatacttccttttcatTGAATATTGCAGAGAGCTATTAAAAATGCAGATGGACGTTTGAGAGGCCTCTGGGCACCACTAGAATAGAAATGACAATGACAAATGGTGAAAACTTGTTAAAACTGGCTGTATTGTGTGAATGGATGAAAGGCTGGatgttttaactgaaaacaaatttctgatGTAATTGAAAAAGACTTTCATCTGAACATCCCCCCAGCCCAACCCCAGAAACATGACTCTTACCAGCAGCAGAGTCTTGAGGAGCTCGGGCAGTATGTGCTCCTTGCCAGGAGGTACTTGTTTTTCCAGCTGCTGGGGTATGATGGAGATATAATCCATTTTCTGCATTAACAGGTCTTCTTTCAGTGCAGGTTACTGAACAATCTTGACAGGCGCTTGTCTGAACACTAGATACAGAACAAGTATTTTTTGCCCAAGGTTTGTATTTGGCCATGCTGCAGCCAGGTATAGATATTGCAGTGGCCAAATCAGAACGACAAGTAATACTCTCACTGCTTTCTGTACCGTTTCTATTTAAAACCCGATCTGCTAACACAACATGCCTTTCAATTAAATCATTCCTGCTTGTAGTGGTAGCTTGAAGACGTGAAGGCGGCAGTGGCTGACACCCAGGGCTGGCTGTGTTTCCgccacttctgtttcccagcagaGGTGCGGATGGTGGGTGAGGTGCTAGCAATTTCCCTGAAGCTTTTCGAGTTTTGCAGGCTTCAGCGGCCGACTGCGGTTGGATTATAGTGCCTGTTCTCTTCTTGGGCATAAAACTTGACTGGGGTCTTACAGATGTTGTTCTTCCAGTTATTTTTGACTTACTTTTGAGTTGATTACCTTCATTAATTTTAGAATTATTACTACATACTGGGGGTttactttcttcatcttttgGTAACGTCCAAGCTTTTTTAGCAGAAAAGGATCCAGTAGACATAAATATATTCAGAGACGTGCATTCTTTATTTGATTCTTCAGAGTTAACATTTGGTTTTGATATATGAAAGTTTTCCTGATGATTTTTTATGAACATGGGGTTTGAAGGTTGAGCAACAATACTTAAATTAGTCTTAGGAGCATTATTTGTAGTTTGAACATATTGCAGCTGTGCAGAAGATATTTTAGTGGtgtttttttcacagcatttttcattattttctattattatctGGTTAATTTGATCACACCATGTTAGGTTTctattgtatttttcattttctgcagttttcttttttatttttgccagtTCTAAACTGTCTCTGATAGAAGACATGGGTCGAGTTCCAAAACTGATCCCGTGGTTCAAAACCACAGCTTTGACATGACTGGGTTCATATTTAGAATCCTTCTTTAAGATACTTCTGAATAACTtagctctttttctttcaagaatattgtttttcagggttttgtgCTGGGCAGGAAGGCCAGAATTGAACTCTGTATCAGACACCAGTGACATAGTTTCAACcatatttcccttttcttcctcattgTTATTCTGTTGCTTGACTTCGCACAGAACTGAGGCATTTGGTATGTCCTGAAATAAAGATGATCCTGGATTAATGTCATcaatacatttaatattttcttcttttgtttcagtcatttttcctgattttttttttaaaaactttgtacAGATGTTTTTGTCCTTTGGTAATGTATCAGCTGTGCTGGGAATGACAGTGGAACATCCCTGATTAGGAAATAAGATTATAGATGTTGCAATAGGTTGactggaggtttgcacagataTAGTTCTTTTTTGTGGGGTCATTTTAAAACTCTGATCTTGCATCAGATCCTGATCTCTTTCTCCTGGAACAGAATCAGGGCTGGCCCAAGCTTTGCTAGGACTGAAAACAGGATGACCAGTGGCTAATGTGCTAGACATTCCAGAAGCAGgcttgcttctttcttcttttatatttttcagaaaactaaatgTATTACTTACAGAGTTTTCTTGCTTACTAGAGGTAGAGAACTCTGCGTTTTTTCTTCCAGATCTGTGAGAAGCAGATGATTCCTCTTCTGAATTGTTTACATGTTCAGCAGGAGTTAGAACATTATGTTTAGCTAAAAGATCATGAATAGGTAAATTGTGGTAGTATTGCAAATCTACATTTCTCAGACAATTATTTAGATGCATATTTTTAGAAGTACTTTGAGCTGTATAAAGCAAACCATTATTTCTAGTCTGTGATGTTTCTGGATTGTACAGGACACAGTCACACTGTGTAGTCAAAGATGATTCACTCGGTGTTGTGTAATTTCCATTTTGTTCTCCAGCCTCAAGACTGTCAAGGCTTGACAGGCTTTCTGAATCATCTGTTTTCTTGACTTCTTGatgaaaattctg
Protein-coding regions in this window:
- the CEP126 gene encoding centrosomal protein of 126 kDa; the protein is MEPSGKGGGAARRQTAAVYPSAGSAGGGAPGLGLSVRAARGRLPREGGKWGRGDLEEERRALKEDQKICRSRAQKYLIETNRRRRAFEERQKQAEEKEQRFRERVLQQRKIKLQEATGKFQRAHLPFSQHKQIVISYLLASRTTDDTSSSSASRNSSSHQKQISAMVGWDKTIQESSRTNMDSSRLLFQKNLKEMQHHLEKQNLSNLENFHQEVKKTDDSESLSSLDSLEAGEQNGNYTTPSESSLTTQCDCVLYNPETSQTRNNGLLYTAQSTSKNMHLNNCLRNVDLQYYHNLPIHDLLAKHNVLTPAEHVNNSEEESSASHRSGRKNAEFSTSSKQENSVSNTFSFLKNIKEERSKPASGMSSTLATGHPVFSPSKAWASPDSVPGERDQDLMQDQSFKMTPQKRTISVQTSSQPIATSIILFPNQGCSTVIPSTADTLPKDKNICTKFLKKKSGKMTETKEENIKCIDDINPGSSLFQDIPNASVLCEVKQQNNNEEEKGNMVETMSLVSDTEFNSGLPAQHKTLKNNILERKRAKLFRSILKKDSKYEPSHVKAVVLNHGISFGTRPMSSIRDSLELAKIKKKTAENEKYNRNLTWCDQINQIIIENNEKCCEKNTTKISSAQLQYVQTTNNAPKTNLSIVAQPSNPMFIKNHQENFHISKPNVNSEESNKECTSLNIFMSTGSFSAKKAWTLPKDEESKPPVCSNNSKINEGNQLKSKSKITGRTTSVRPQSSFMPKKRTGTIIQPQSAAEACKTRKASGKLLAPHPPSAPLLGNRSGGNTASPGCQPLPPSRLQATTTSRNDLIERHVVLADRVLNRNGTESSESITCRSDLATAISIPGCSMAKYKPWAKNTCSVSSVQTSACQDCSVTCTERRPVNAENGLYLHHTPAAGKTSTSWQGAHTARAPQDSAAGVVPVARQNQVFDNHENKHRAFSEHRRQSVASKRWKPTHHAQNSLCTVPLSPVQSAFDPVQNMNNTYKSDEESTVQFLMAEKLANTSTAEDEILAAMESVQLARQPLPLNRAPCPGMSALSVEEQKIFQSLDHLNQRLQDVQEAITRNPSASNVLQITTPLSVQQCISSPLVNTAIASQQYQDASANNRLRLYRRY